GTGGACGTACGGCCGTACGGAGGGCCCGGCGGCGAGGACTGGTTCATCGTGTCCGACCTCGGCTGCGCGGTCGGCGGCGCCGGCGGCATCGGCAACCACGCGGAGGGCGTCGTCCTCGGCGTCGGCGGAGCGTCGATGACGCTGGCCGGCCTGACCGTCCGTACGCCCGTCTCCGCCGCCCTGGACCTCGGCACCGGTTCCGGCATCCAGGCACTGCACGCCTCCCGGCACGCCACGCGCGTGACGGCGACCGACGTCAACCCGCGCGCGCTGCACATCACCGCGCTCACGCTCGCCCTGTCCGGCGCCCCGGCCGCCGAGCTGCGGGAGGGCTCGCTCTACGAGCCGGTCGACGAGGACGACACGTACGACCTGATCGTCTCCAACCCGCCCTTCGTGATCTCGCCGGGCGCCCGCCTCACCTACCGCGACGGCGGGATGGGCGGGGACGATCTGTGCCGGTCGCTCGTTCAGCAGACGGGGGAGCGGCTGAACGAGGGCGGGTTCGCGCACTTCCTCGCCAACTGGCAGCACGTGGAAGGGGAGGACTGGACGGACCGGCTGCGCTCCTGGGTGCCGCGCGGCTGCGACGCGTGGATCGTGCAGCGCGAGGTGCAGGACGTCACGCAGTACGCCGAGCTGTGGCTCAGGGACGCGGGTGACCACCGCGCCGACGCGGCCGAGTACCAGGCCCGCTACGACGCGTGGCTGGACGAGTTCGAGGCGCGCAAGGTCAAGGCGGTCGGCTTCGGGTGGATCTCGCTGCGCCGGACCGGGTCCGCGGAGCCCTCGATCACCACCGAGGAATGGCCGCACCCGATCGAGCAGCCGCTCGGCGAGACGGTGCGCGCGCACTTCGACCGCGTCGACTACCTGCGCGCCCACGACGACGCCGCCCTGCTGGAGGCGCACTTCACGCTGGCGGGCGAGGTGGTGCAGGAGCAGGTCGGGCTGCCCGGAGCCGAGGACCCGGAGCACGTCGTGCTGCGCCAGAACCGCGGCATGCGCCGCGCCACCCGGGTCGATACCGTCGGCGCCGGGTTCGCGGGCGTCTGCGACGGCTCCATGAGTGCCGGGCGCATCCTCGACGCCATCGCCCAGCTGGTCGGCGAGGACCCGGTGGCGCTGCGCGACCGCACACCCGCCCAGATCCGGCTCCTGGTGGAGCAGGGCTTCCTCGAACCGGCGTAGGCGGTGTGCGCCGGACGGCCCTGGAAACCGGCGCGACCGGGGGTCGGCGGTCGCCGGGGCCGGCCCGGGGAGGGTCCCGCGGTCGCCGGAGCCGCCGTAGGGCAGGCCCCGCGGTCGCCGGAGCCGGCGGACGGAAGGCCCGCGGTCGCCGGGCCGGGACCGGCGGATGGCGGATGGCGGATCACGCTGTGCCGGACCCTGCATCGGCCGGTTCCCGCGGTCGCCGGGCCCGGCGAGGGCCGGTCCCGCGGCCGGGCCCTGCATCGGCCGGTTCCCGCGGTGCCGGACCCTGCATCGGCCGGTTCCCGCGGTGCCGGAACCGGCATCGGGCGGATCTCGCGGTGCCGGAACCGGCTTCGGGCGGGCAGCGACGGTCCCTGGGGCCTACAGGAGAAACGAGCCACGGGCGGTCGCACCGCCGGTCCGTCGGCTCCTCGTTCACCTCGGGTTCGCCTGCCCGCCGCCCGCGCGTGACAGCCTCCCCGGGGCTGGACACGCGCGGGCTGGAGAAAAGGGGCACGGGGACCATGGAGAGCGGGCCGGCGATCTTCGCGGGAATGGTGTTCGCCCTGTTCGGAGCGGGTCTGCTGACCTGGACGGCGACCCGGGTACGGCACGGCCGGCCCGTCGCGCAAGGTGTGAGCCCCGTCGCATCGGCGACGCTCGCGAGTGTCGCCGGAGTCATCGCGCTGGCCCTCGGGGCATGGTGCCTGACACGCGTCTGACAGGCCGGTTCCGGACCTCGGCCGCACCCCCGCCCAGGTAATCGGCGGGTCGCGCTCCGGATACACGCGCCAGGGCCGGTACGCACTCCGGGCGGCAGGAACAGGGTTCGTCGGGTTACCGTTCGAGTGGCCGTTGCGGGCTTTTCCCGTTTGACACGGGGGCGGGAGGTACCGTCACACTCCGCAGCGTCACGACCGAAACGCAGCCCGACCCGACCCCGGGAGCACTGCCTGGGGAGGCCCCAGCGTCGACCGGAGAGAAGAGCGAAGTTGTCCCCGACCAGCGAGACCGCGAACGGCGGCCGCCGACTCGTCATCGTCGAGTCGCCTGCCAAGGCGAAGACGATCAAGGGCTATCTCGGCCCTGGTTACGTCGTCGAGGCGAGCGTCGGGCACATCCGCGACCTTCCCAGCGGTGCCGCGGAGGTGCCGGAGAAGTACACCGGCGAGGTCCGTCGCCTCGGTGTGGACGTAGAACACGACTTCCAGCCCGTCTATGTGGTCAACGCCGACAAGAAGGCGCAGGTCAAGAAGCTCAAGGACCTGCTGAAGGACTCCGACGAGCTCTTCCTCGCCACCGATGAGGACCGCGAGGGCGAGGCCATCGCGTGGCACCTCCAGGAAGTCCTCAAGCCGAAGATCCCGGTCAAGCGCATGGTGTTCCACGAGATCACCAAGGACGCGATCCGGGCCGCCGTCGCCAACCCGCGCGAGCTCAACCAGAAGCTCGTGGACGCCCAGGAGACCCGCCGCATCCTCGACCGCCTCTACGGCTACGAGGTCTCGCCGGTCCTGTGGAAGAAGGTCATGCCGAAGCTGTCGGCGGGCCGCGTCCAGTCCGTCGCCACGCGTCTGGTCGTCGAGCGGGAGCGCGAGCGCATCGCCTTCCGTTCCGCCGAGTACTGGGACCTCACCGGCACCTTCGCGACCGGCCGCGCGGGGGACGCCTCCGACCCGTCGTCGCTGGTCGCCCGCCTGCAGACCGTCGACGGCAGGCGCGTCGCCCAGGGCCGCGACTTCGACTCCCTGGGGCAGATCAAGAGCGCGAACACCCTCCACCTCGACGAGGCGAACGCCCGCGCGCTCGCCGCCGCCCTGGAGAACACGCGCTTCGCCGTCCGCTCGGTCGAGTCCAAGCCGTACCGCCGCTCGCCGTACGCGCCGTTCCGTACGACGACGCTCCAGCAGGAGGCGAGCCGCAAGCTCGGCTTCGGCGCCAAGCCGACCATGCAGATCGCCCAGAAGCTGTATGAGAACGGCTACATCACCTACATGCGTACGGACTCGACGACGCTGAGCGACACGGCGATCACCGCCGCCCGCGCCCAGGTCACGCAGCTGTACGGCGCCGACTACCTGCCCGCGCAGCCGCGGACGTACGCCGGCAAGGTCAAGAACGCCCAGGAGGCGCACGAGGCGATCCGCCCCTCGGGTGACCGTTTCCGCACGCCCGCCGAGACCGGTCTGACCGGCGACCAGTTCAAGCTCTACGAGCTGATCTGGAAGCGGACCGTCGCCTCCCAGATGAAGGACGCGACCGGCAACAGCGTCACCGTGAAGATCGGCGGCGCCGCCTCCGACGGCCGGGACGTCGAGTTCAGCGCGTCCGGCAAGACGATCACCTTCCACGGCTTCCTCAAGGCGTACGTCGAGGGCGCCGACGACCCGAACGCCGAGCTCGACGACCGCGAGCGCCGGCTGCCGCAGGTCTCCCAGGGCGACGCGCTGACGGCCGAGGAGATCACGGTCGACGGCCACGCCACGAAGCCCCCGGCCCGCTACACCGAGGCGTCGCTGGTCAAGGAGCTGGAAGAGCGCGAGATCGGCCGCCCGTCGACCTACGCGTCGATCATCGGCACGATCCTGGACCGCGGCTACGTCTTCAAGAAGGGCACGGCCCTCGTCCCGTCCTTCCTCTCCTTCGCCGTGGTGAACCTCCTGGAGAAGCACTTCGGGCGGCTCGTCGACTACGACTTCACCGCCAAGATGGAGGACGACCTCGACGCCATCGCCCGCGGCGAGGCCCAGTCGGTGCCCTGGCTGCGCCGCTTCTACTTCGGCGAGGGCGCCGGCAGCGGCGGCGCGGCCGACGCCGGCAACGGCGACGGGGACCACCTCGGCGGCCTCAAGGAACTGGTGACCGACCTCGGCGCGATCGACGCGCGCGAGGTGTCCTCCTTCCCCGTCGGCAACGACATCGTGCTGCGCGTGGGGCGCTACGGCCCGTACATCGAGCGCGGTGAGAAGGACTCCGAGAACCACCAGCGCGCCGACGTCCCCGAGGACCTCGCGCCGGATGAGCTCTCCGTCGAGCTGGCGGAGGAACTGCTCGCCAAGCCGAGCGGCGACTTCGAACTGGGCACCGACCCGGCCACCGGCCACACCATCGTCGCCAAGGACGGCCGCTACGGCCCCTACGTCACCGAGGTGCTCCCCGAGGGCACCCCGAAGACCGGCAAGAACGCCGTGAAGCCGCGTACGGCCTCGCTGTTCAAGTCGATGGCGCTGGACACGGTCACCCTGGACGACGCCCTGAAGCTCATGTCGCTGCCGCGCGTCGTCGGTACCGACGCCGAGGGCGTGGAGATCACCGCGCAGAACGGCCGCTACGGCCCGTACCTGAAGAAGGGCACGGACTCGCGGTCCCTGACGTCCGAGGACCAGCTCTTCACCATCACGCTGGACGAGGCGCTGGCGATCTACGCCCAGCCGAAGCAGCGTGGCCGGGCCGCGGCCAAGCCGCCGCTGAAGGAGCTGGGCACCGACCCGGTCAGCGAGAAGCCGGTCGTGGTCAAGGACGGCCGCTTCGGCCCGTACGTCACCGACGGCGAGACCAACGCGACCCTGCGCTCCGGCGACAGCGTCGAGGAGATCACGCCGGAGCGCGGCTACGAGCTGCTCGCCGAGAAGCGCGCCAAGGGGCCCGCCAAGAAGACGGCGAAGAAGGCCACCAAGAAGGCGCCCGCCAAGAAGGCGGCGCCCGCCAAGAAGGCGGCGGCCACCAAGAAGACGGCGGCGGCCAAGACGACGGCCGCGAAGAAGACGACGGCCAAGACCGCGGCGAAGAAGACGACCGCCAAGACGGCCGCCAGGAAGGCCACCACGTCGAATGCGGTGGAGGACTGATCCCTCCCGGGGGGCCTTCCTGTGCCCTTCCTGTGCCCTTCCCGTGCTCTTCCGGAGTCGACACCGGGCCGGTCCGAGCCGGTCCGATCCGGCCTGAGCCGGTCTGAGCCCGGATCAGGAACCGCGAAGGGGCTCCCGCGCCCTTCGCAGATCGAACGCCCCGGCATCATTTCGGTGTCGGGGCGTGCGTACGTTCGGCCGGGTACGCCGGAGTGTCGGCGGCGACCGATAGGCTGAACGCATGACGCGAGCCGAGCAGCCAACGGCCCCTCACCCCGCCCCGGACGACGCCCTGGTCGCGGACTCCCGCGAGCGCGCCGTCCGCGCCCTGCTGCGGCGACCGCAGCTGAGGCGGTTGTGGAGCGCACAGCTCGTGGGGGGTGTCGGCGATCTTCTCGCCCTCCTGGTGCTGGTCCTCCTCGCCGTCCAGGCCGCGATCGGCGCGGGCTCGTTCGGCGGGGGTTACCGGGGCGTGGCGTTCGCAGTGGCGACCGTTTTCGGCGTACGCATCCTGGCGACGCTGCTCTTCGGCGCGGTCCTGCTCGGTCCGCTCACCTCGCTCACCTCACCGGACGGTCCGCTGGACCGGCGCTGGACCATGGTCGGCGCGGACGGACTGCGGACCGCGCTGCTGATCGTCGCGCCGCTGTGGATCGACTGGACGCCGGACGACGCGCTCGCCGTTCTCCTGGTGACCGTCTTCGTCACCGGCGTCGCCGAGCGCTTCTGGACGGTCTGCCGGGAGAGTGCGGCCCCCGCGCTGCTGCCCGCGCCGCCCCCGGAGGGCGCGACGGTACGGCCGCTGCCGGACCACATGGACGCGCTGCGCCGCCTCTCGCTGCGCACGGGCTTCGTGGCGGTCCCGCTGGCCGGTGCCGCGCTCGTCGTCGCGGGGCTGCTGAACAACCTGCTGGGCGCCGGCATCGACTGGTTCGCCGAGCACCAGGCGGCGCTCGGTTCGTACGTCGCGGCGGGGCTGTTCGCCGCGTCCCTGTCCGTGGTGACCTTCCTGGAGCTGCCCGGAGCGCGCACCCCGCGCGCGCGGTCGCCGCTCGAAGGCCTGCGCCGCCCCAAGAGCGGCACGGGCGTCGACAAGGGCCGCACCGGTGTCCTCCCGCTGCTGGTGTTCGCCTGCGCGGCGGTCGCCGCCGTGGTGGCCGCCGCCGTCGCCGTCGCGGTGCTGCACGCCAAGGACCTCGGCGGCGGCCCCGTGCTGTACGGGCTGACGGTGGGCGCGCTGACCGGCGGCGTCGTCGTCGGCATCCGCACGGCGCCCGCCCTGCTCCCCTCCCTGTCGCGCCGGCGGCTGCTGGCCCTGGCGATCGCCTTCGTCGGCGTCGCCCTGCTGGCCGCGGGCCTCGTCCCGGACGCCACCACCGTGCTGCTGCTCCTGGCGCTGGCCGGCATCGGCGCGGGCGTGGCCGCCAACACCGGGCACGCGCTGCTCGACCAGGAGACCGAGGACCACCGCCGGGCGCGGACGACCGAGCACCTGCACGCGGTCGTCCGGGTCTATGTGGCGCTCGGCGCGGTCGTCGCCCCCGTGGTGGCGGCGGCGATCGGACCGCACCGCCTGGAGAACGGCAAGTTCGTCTTCGCGCACGGTGGCGCCGCGTTCCTGTTGATGCTGGCCGGCGCGCTGCTGCTGCCGGTGGCCGCGCTGGTGCTGGCCAAG
This region of Streptomyces ambofaciens ATCC 23877 genomic DNA includes:
- a CDS encoding DUF7059 domain-containing protein; amino-acid sequence: MSNASLSPLPSADRPDVTARLRDALLGASFTADGLLELLGAPAYAALSRSETVPALRATRGDTPLEHLVRLFLLQQPVPHARAANVLPVDACLETGWLVRAGDDEVAATVDVRPYGGPGGEDWFIVSDLGCAVGGAGGIGNHAEGVVLGVGGASMTLAGLTVRTPVSAALDLGTGSGIQALHASRHATRVTATDVNPRALHITALTLALSGAPAAELREGSLYEPVDEDDTYDLIVSNPPFVISPGARLTYRDGGMGGDDLCRSLVQQTGERLNEGGFAHFLANWQHVEGEDWTDRLRSWVPRGCDAWIVQREVQDVTQYAELWLRDAGDHRADAAEYQARYDAWLDEFEARKVKAVGFGWISLRRTGSAEPSITTEEWPHPIEQPLGETVRAHFDRVDYLRAHDDAALLEAHFTLAGEVVQEQVGLPGAEDPEHVVLRQNRGMRRATRVDTVGAGFAGVCDGSMSAGRILDAIAQLVGEDPVALRDRTPAQIRLLVEQGFLEPA
- the topA gene encoding type I DNA topoisomerase → MSPTSETANGGRRLVIVESPAKAKTIKGYLGPGYVVEASVGHIRDLPSGAAEVPEKYTGEVRRLGVDVEHDFQPVYVVNADKKAQVKKLKDLLKDSDELFLATDEDREGEAIAWHLQEVLKPKIPVKRMVFHEITKDAIRAAVANPRELNQKLVDAQETRRILDRLYGYEVSPVLWKKVMPKLSAGRVQSVATRLVVERERERIAFRSAEYWDLTGTFATGRAGDASDPSSLVARLQTVDGRRVAQGRDFDSLGQIKSANTLHLDEANARALAAALENTRFAVRSVESKPYRRSPYAPFRTTTLQQEASRKLGFGAKPTMQIAQKLYENGYITYMRTDSTTLSDTAITAARAQVTQLYGADYLPAQPRTYAGKVKNAQEAHEAIRPSGDRFRTPAETGLTGDQFKLYELIWKRTVASQMKDATGNSVTVKIGGAASDGRDVEFSASGKTITFHGFLKAYVEGADDPNAELDDRERRLPQVSQGDALTAEEITVDGHATKPPARYTEASLVKELEEREIGRPSTYASIIGTILDRGYVFKKGTALVPSFLSFAVVNLLEKHFGRLVDYDFTAKMEDDLDAIARGEAQSVPWLRRFYFGEGAGSGGAADAGNGDGDHLGGLKELVTDLGAIDAREVSSFPVGNDIVLRVGRYGPYIERGEKDSENHQRADVPEDLAPDELSVELAEELLAKPSGDFELGTDPATGHTIVAKDGRYGPYVTEVLPEGTPKTGKNAVKPRTASLFKSMALDTVTLDDALKLMSLPRVVGTDAEGVEITAQNGRYGPYLKKGTDSRSLTSEDQLFTITLDEALAIYAQPKQRGRAAAKPPLKELGTDPVSEKPVVVKDGRFGPYVTDGETNATLRSGDSVEEITPERGYELLAEKRAKGPAKKTAKKATKKAPAKKAAPAKKAAATKKTAAAKTTAAKKTTAKTAAKKTTAKTAARKATTSNAVED